A region of Camelina sativa cultivar DH55 unplaced genomic scaffold, Cs unpScaffold00634, whole genome shotgun sequence DNA encodes the following proteins:
- the LOC104773757 gene encoding uncharacterized protein LOC104773757 yields the protein MRKQVYQPLLDKIHAKFSSWSVIHLSFARRLQLIQSVIYYTIAFWASICILPKSCLEEIESLCSAFLCKGAPNSARGATASWESVCTPKENGGLGLKRVVHWNKVFVLKPIWEIFAAGGSLWVSCVWRNLIGRPLLDITGDARPIVSGLTLNSVVVDAIRDGQWWIAHSRTPNTIVQLLKACLPSASVINLQEIAQDDCYLWKIGDAPTSNKFSTAATWTHLHPLGSKVDWFEAVGSRVGSPNTLSLLGSTLVTSFSPVIVW from the exons ATGCGCAAGCAGGTCTACCAGCCTCTTTTGGATAAGATTCACGCCAAGTTTAGCTCTTGGAGTGTCATTCATCTCTCATTTGCGAGAAGGCTTCAGTTGATTCAGTCTGTAATTTactataccattgcattttgGGCCTCCATTTGCATCCTTCCTAAAAGTTGTTTGGAGGAGATTGAGAGTTTGTGTAGTGCCTTTCTCTGCAAGGGCGCCCCAAATTCTGCCAGAGGAGCTACAGCCAGCTGGGAGTCAGTTTGCACACCTAAGGAGAATGGAGGCTTGGGTTTAAAAAGAGTAGTCCATTGGAATAAAGTCTTTGTTTTGAAGCCCATTTGGGAAATCTTTGCTGCCGGAGGATCTCTTTGGGTATCATGTGTATGGAGAAATCTTATTGGCA GGCCTTTGTTAGACATTACAGGGGATGCAAGGCCTATAGTATCAGGATTGACACTTAACTCAGTGGTTGTGGATGCTATAAGGGATGGCCAGTGGTGGATTGCACATAGTCGGACTCCAAATACCATCGTTCAATTACTTAAGGCTTGCCTCCCTTCTGCATCAGTTATTAACCTACAGGAAATTGCTCAAGATGATTGTTATCTCTGGAAGATTGGGGATGCGCCAACTTCAAATAAATTCTCAACGGCTGCAACTTGGACTCACCTTCATCCTCTAGGAAGCAAAGTGGATTGGTTTGAAGCAGTTGGTTCAAGGGTTGGATCCCCAAACACACTTTCATTGCTTGGTTCAACTCTCGTCACAAGCTTCTCACCCGTGATCGTTTGGTAA